A stretch of the Vigna radiata var. radiata cultivar VC1973A chromosome 7, Vradiata_ver6, whole genome shotgun sequence genome encodes the following:
- the LOC106768126 gene encoding uncharacterized protein LOC106768126 isoform X1 — MAANSGTKYVSVNLNKSYGQHSTALGSVRSQRPGATVVPSRPRSSHKAGPKLSVPPPLNLPSLRKEHERFDSLGSGGGPAGPGGSGSGSRPSSAGLGWTKPVMEDVSRPVIQGKPSVAAAAAAPVSSAVLRGEDFPSLRATLAPVPSPNQKIQENLNSIPNPKQKHSLGDENVFVEEKKEGPLVTDQSSVSRSVNVVGAGDDGRGSRVVHTKYGLGRKQEEYFPGPLPLVRLNPRSDWADDERDTGHGLSREGRDHGFPKGEAYWDFDIPRVGVLPHKHDKRGPRSEVGKVLNSEMEAFDRMGSEGNSWRSSNLSIPKDAGNERNGVSIGPRPSSGSRDGMKDGNKYVPSSFRDDDVGKRDFGRRDGQSGKQKPWNNVMEPYGDRNREQLNRSRGDSVQSSVSRSAFSSGGKGLPVNDPLLNFGREKRALPKSEKNLLEDSFMKDFGGSGFDGRDLFSGGLVGVVKKKKDVLKQTEFHDPVRESFEAELERVQRMQELERQRIIEEHERAVELARREEEERLRQAREQEERQRRLEEEAREAAWRAEQERMEAVRKAEEQRLAREEEKRRILLEEERRKQAAKQKLLELEQKIARRQAEAAKSGSNAPVVVEEKMAAIVNEKETSRATDVGDWEDSERMVDRILTSASSDSSSVNRPLEMGSRSHFARDLSSTFVDRGKPVNSWRRDTYENWNSSAFYSQDQENSHNSPRRDLSIGGKAFMRKEYNGGPGLVSSRTYYKGAISESHLDEYAHVKPQRWNQSADGDHLSRNTEIDSDFHENYFEKFGDGWTQGRSRGNPFPSFPERTYPNSESDGPYGLGRSRYSVRQPRVLPPPSLGSVHRTYKNEDEHPGPSAFLENEMHYNQATRSDSTLPTGYDNGNRGQLEVVDSRPETAENEDHKVETTPRCDSQSSLSVSSPPSSPTHLSHDDLDDSGDSHTILTSEDIKSDPLTAPDNEPITTPAGAGNENVVAPCAVSSGEDDEWTTENNEQFQEQEEYEDEDYQEEDEVHEGDDHAQLNQDFDDMHLQEKGLPHLMDNLVLGFDEGVQVGMPNEEFERTSKDEETTFMAQASGLTLEDRISYDEDDTNLQPVNDTSQVNLNSTSSVFQESEKPAQDLVIQPSDSLSPVVSDSLGNVEASNGLLTHHSTPSSVTIAPYYSSSGLAVTSNVAAAPSQAEVPIKLQFGLFSGPSLIPSPVPAIQIGSIQMPLHLHPQVGTPLSHMHPSQPPLFQFGQLRYTSPISQGIMPLGPQSMSFVQPNIPSSFSYNQQPGSQMPVQIGPETSDSFIKNEMRHHSVDSQPGNSRNLPQGSPPSEDAGNITGIKQGRIEAAHDPNNSTRTSTSFQLDKQENQNVVGKNTNIPSNSKGSEVHAVIRDSPHHSVSKENFTESRTQFPASGSRGKRYIFTVKNSNSRPSGPSTRVNRPEPGGFLRRPRRNIQRTEFRVRESGDKRQSTSSVSTDQFGLENKSNTNGRGAGMPGRPGPRKAMNNKLGKQIVETATENSQVMDSGSRIEKVDGKESIKTQNFSHPGNLKRTLCSEEDVDAPLQSGVIRVFEQPGIEAPSDEDDFIEVRSKRQMLNDRREQREKEIKAKSRVAKVQRRPRSSSQSVVAVTNSTKGSISPVEVVNGIHAAFVAAEVRGMKKMDASSGFNSSMLSQALPPIGTPPLKIDSQTELRSQISSRSLQTSVPAVSGSGEKDPGSGVIFESKNKVLDNVQTSLGSWSNAQISQQVMALTQKQLDEAMKPQQFDSQASVASITGAVNEASLPSSSILTKEKTFSSAASPINSLLAGEKIQFGAVTSPTILPSSSRVVSHGIGPPRSSRSDMQITHNLTGSDNDCSLFFDKEKHGNKSHGHLEDCDAEAEAEAAASAVAVAAISSDEIVGSGLGNCSVPASDGKSFVAADLDRVVAGVGVEKQSASQSRSEEPLSVSLPADLSVETPPISLWPPLPTTRNSSGQMISHFPSVPPHFPSGPPSHFPFYEMNPMMGGPVFAFGPHDESASTTQSQPQNSTTSASRPIGSWQQCHSGVESFYGPPTGFTGPFIAPPGGIPGVQGPPHMVVYNHFAPVGQFGQVGLSFMGTTYIPSGKQPDWKHVPTSATGAGEGDMNSMNMASSQRNPANMPSPIQHLAPGSPLMPMASPVAMFDVSPFQPSTEMSVQARWPHVPNSQLPLSMPLQQLEGVQTSQFSHGPSVDQPLNAKRFTGSRASTSSDGDRSFPRTGDVNVNQLPDELGLVDTSNATANKTAQSVVNKTPSVIPITEAVKVDVQNGSGNNSNNQNASSSFKSQPSQQVNISAQQSDHSSGHTNYQRGGVSQRNNSGGEWTHRRGYQGRNQSLGSDKNFSSAKVKQIYVAKQTISGASTVS, encoded by the exons GCTGGTTTGGGCTGGACCAAGCCCGTCATGGAGGATGTGTCGCGGCCTGTCATCCAAGGCAAACCCTCCGTGGCTGCGGCTGCGGCTGCACCGGTTTCGTCTGCGGTTTTGAGAGGAGAGGATTTTCCTTCTCTGCGGGCCACGTTGGCACCTGTGCCCAGCCCAAATCAGAAGATCCAGGAAAATTTGAATTCCATTCCGAATCCGAAGCAGAAACATTCACTTGGTGATGAGAATGTGTTTGTTGAGGAGAAGAAAGAGGGTCCTTTGGTTACTGATCAGTCGAGTGTTTCTCGCAGTGTGAATGTGGTTGGTGCTGGTGATGATGGACGTGGTTCTCGGGTGGTACATACGAAGTATGGTCTTGGGAGGAAGCAGGAAGAGTATTTCCCAGGTCCTCTACCGCTTGTTCGGTTGAACCCACGGTCAGATTGGGCAGATGACGAGCGTGACACGGGCCATGGTTTGAGCAGGGAGGGCAGGGATCATGGATTTCCGAAGGGGGAGGCTTATTGGGATTTTGATATTCCTAGGGTTGGTGTTTTGCCTCATAAGCATGACAAGAGGGGACCGCGCAGTGAAGTGGGAAAGGTTTTGAACAGTGAAATGGAGGCTTTTGATAGGATGGGGAGTGAAGGGAATTCCTGGAGGAGTTCGAATTTGTCCATTCCTAAGGATGCTGGAAATGAGAGAAATGGTGTTAGTATTGGTCCGAGGCCGTCAAGTGGGAGTCGGGATGGGATGAAGGATGGTAACAAGTATGTTCCTTCATCTTTTAGAGATGACGATGTTGGAAAAAGGGATTTTGGAAGGAGGGATGGTCAGAGTGGGAAACAGAAGCCCTGGAATAATGTGATGGAACCTTATGGTGATCGGAACCGTGAACAACTCAACAGAAGCAGAGGTGATTCTGTTCAGAGCTCGGTTTCAAGGTCAGCATTTTCCTCAGGTGGTAAGGGTCTGCCTGTTAATGATCCTCTGCTTAATTTTGGTAGAGAGAAGCGGGCTTTGCCGAAAAGTGAAAAGAATTTGTTGGAGGATTCGTTTATGAAAGACTTTGGAGGTTCTGGTTTTGATGGAAGGGATTTGTTTTCGGGTGGTCTTGTTGGGGTGgttaagaagaagaaggatgtgCTGAAGCAAACTGAATTTCATGATCCTGTGAGAGAATCCTTTGAGGCCGAGCTTGAAAGGGTTCAGAGGATGCAAGAACTGGAGCGACAGCGAATAATTGAGGAGCATGAAAGGGCAGTGGAGTTGGCTCGCAGAGAAGAGGAGGAAAGATTAAGGCAGGCTAGAGAACAGGAAGAGAGGCAAAGGAGATTGGAAGAAGAAGCGAGAGAGGCAGCATGGAGAGCAGAACAAGAGAGGATGGAAGCTGTGCGGAAGGCTGAAGAGCAGAGGTTAGCCAGGGAAGAGGAGAAACGAAGGATCCTTTTGGAAGAAGAGAGGAGGAAACAAGCTGCAAAGCAGAAGCTTTTAGAATTGGAGCAAAAGATTGCTAGGAGGCAGGCTGAGGCCGCCAAAAGTGGCAGTAATGCCCCGGTTGTTGTGGAAGAGAAAATGGCTGCTATAGTGAACGAGAAAGAAACATCTAGGGCTACAGATGTGGGTGATTGGGAGGATAGTGAAAGAATGGTTGATAGGATATTGACTTCGGCATCATCTGATTCGTCAAGTGTGAATAGGCCATTGGAGATGGGCTCAAGGTCTCATTTCGCTAGAGATTTATCTTCCACCTTTGTGGATAGAGGAAAACCAGTTAATTCATGGAGAAGAGATACATATGAGAATTGGAACAGCTCTGCTTTTTATTCACAAGACCAGGAGAATAGTCACAACAGTCCCCGCAGAGATTTATCTATTGGTGGAAAGGCATTTATGAGGAAAGAATATAATGGCGGTCCTGGATTGGTCTCTTCTAGGACGTATTATAAAGGAGCAATTTCTGAGTCTCATTTAGATGAATATGCCCATGTAAAACCGCAGAGGTGGAATCAATCTGCAGACGGAGATCATCTTAGCAGGAATACAGAGATTGATTCTGATTTTcatgaaaattattttgaaaaatttggtGATGGTTGGACGCAGGGCCGCTCCCGTGGCAATCCATTTCCTTCGTTCCCTGAGCGTACCTATCCAAATTCTGAATCAGATGGACCCTATGGCTTGGGTAGGTCACGGTATTCTGTCAGGCAGCCTCGAGTACTTCCTCCTCCTTCACTAGGTTCTGTACACAGAACTTACAAGAATGAAGATGAACACCCTGGTCCATCAGCTTTCCTAGAAAATGAGATGCATTATAATCAAGCAACCAGGAGTGACTCTACCCTGCCAACTGGTTATGACAATGGGAATCGAGGACAACTTGAAGTAGTGGATTCCCGGCCAGAGACTGCTGAGAACGAGGACCATAAAGTGGAAACCACCCCTAGGTGTGATTCTCAGTCCTCACTCTCTGTTTCAAGTCCCCCAAGTTCTCCAACACATCTCTCTCATGATGATTTGGATGACTCGGGAGATTCCCATACGATACTGACTTCTGAAGATATCAAAAGTGACCCCCTCACAGCACCAGATAATGAACCCATTACAACACCTGCTGGAGCTGGAAATGAGAATGTAGTTGCTCCATGTGCTGTGTCTAGTGGTGAAGATGATGAGTGGACTACTGAGAATAATGAGCAGTTCCAAGAACAAGAAGAATATGAAGATGAAGATTAtcaggaagaagatgaagtgcaTGAAGGAGATGACCATGCTCAACTCAACCAGGATTTCGATGATATGCATTTGCAGGAGAAAGGTTTGCCCCACCTGATGGATAATCTGGTATTAGGATTTGACGAGGGTGTCCAGGTTGGGATGCCTAATGAAGAGTTTGAAAGGACCTCAAAAGACGAAGAAACTACATTTATGGCTCAAGCTTCTGGCCTCACTCTTGAAGATCGCATATCTTATGACGAAGACGACACGAACCTCCAACCTGTTAATGACACCTCTCAGGTGAATCTTAATAGCACTTCCAGTGTGTTCCAGGAATCAGAGAAGCCAGCTCAAGATTTGGTCATTCAGCCTAGTGATTCTCTTTCCCCTGTGGTGTCTGACAGTTTAGGTAATGTGGAAGCTTCTAATGGCCTGTTGACCCATCATAGTACACCAAGTTCAGTTACTATTGCCCCTTACTACTCGTCTTCTGGTCTAGCTGTTACATCTAATGTAGCTGCTGCTCCAAGTCAAGCTGAGGTACCCATTAAGCTTCAATTTGGTCTGTTTTCTGGTCCATCTTTGATACCATCACCTGTACCAGCCATACAGATTGGTTCTATACAGATGCCATTGCATCTGCATCCACAGGTTGGCACACCCCTTTCTCACATGCATCCATCACAGCCTCCTTTGTTTCAGTTTGGCCAGCTAAGATATACATCTCCCATATCACAAGGAATAATGCCTCTGGGTCCTCAATCAATGTCATTTGTTCAGCCTAATATACCATCCAGTTTCTCTTATAATCAACAACCTGGAAGTCAAATGCCAGTTCAAATTGGACCAGAAACTTCTGactcatttataaaaaatgagatGAGACATCATTCTGTAGACAGCCAACCAGGTAATTCTAGAAACTTACCACAAGGTTCACCGCCAAGTGAGGATGCAGGAAATATCACTGGAATAAAGCAGGGTCGAATTGAAGCTGCCCATGATCCTAATAATAGCACTAGGACTTCTACTAGTTTCCAATTGGACAAGCAGGAGAACCAAAATGTAGTTGGAAAGAATACTAATATTCCATCCAATTCCAAAGGATCAGAAGTTCATGCCGTCATTAGAGATTCTCCACATCATTCAGTTTCAAAAGAGAATTTTACTGAGTCAAGAACACAATTTCCTGCATCCGGTAGTAGGGGAAAGCGTTATATCTTTACTGtgaaaaattcaaactcaaGACCATCAGGCCCATCTACAAGGGTTAATCGCCCAGAACCTGGAGGGTTTTTGAGGAGGCCTCGACGGAATATACAGCGCACTGAGTTTCGGGTTCGGGAAAGTGGTGATAAGAGGCAGTCTACTAGTTCTGTTTCGACTGATCAGTTTGGGTTGGAGAACAAGTCAAATACCAATGGAAGAGGAGCAGGCATGCCTGGTAGGCCTGGTCCTAGGAAGGCTATGAATAATAAATTGGGAAAACAGATTGTTGAAACAGCTACAGAAAACTCACAAGTGATGGATTCTGGAAGCAGAATTGAAAAGGTTGATGGAAAAGAATCAATAAAGACTCAGAACTTCTCACATCCTGGAAATCTCAAAAGGACCTTATGTTCTGAGGAAGATGTTGATGCTCCATTGCAAAGTGGAGTTATACGGGTGTTTGAGCAACCTGGAATTGAAGCTCCTAGTGATGAAGATGACTTTATTGAAGTTAGGTCAAAGAGGCAAATGTTAAATGATCGGCGAgaacagagagagaaagaaattaaGGCCAAGTCTCGGGTTGCAAAG GTGCAAAGGAGACCCCGTTCCAGTTCACAAAGTGTTGTGGCGGTGACCAATTCTACCAAAGGATCCATCTCTCCAGTTGAAGTGGTTAACGGTATTCATGCTGCTTTTGTTGCTGCTGAAGTGCGTGGAATGAAGAAGATGGATGCCTCTTCGGGATTTAATTCAAGCATGTTGTCCCAAGCATTACCTCCAATAGgaacacctcctttgaaaaTTGATTCCCAGACGGAGTTAAGATCTCAAATAAGCAG CAGGTCACTTCAGACTAGTGTCCCAGCAGTTTCTGGTAGTGGTGAAAAGGACCCTGGCTCTGGTGTGATATTTGAAAGCAAGAACAAGGTTCTAGATAATGTTCAGACATCTTTGGGCTCTTGGAGTAATGCACAAATTAGTCAACAG GTAATGGCACTTACACAGAAACAACTTGATGAGGCTATGAAGCCTCAACAGTTTGATTCACAGGCTTCTGTTGCCAGTATAACAGGCGCTGTGAATGAAGCCAGTTTGCCATCATCTTCCATTTTGACAAAGGAGAAAACCTTCTCGTCTGCAGCCAGCCCAATTAATTCCTTGCTTGCTGGAGAGAAAATTCAGTTTG GGGCAGTAACATCTCCAACAATTCTTCCATCTAGCAGCCGTGTTGTGTCTCATGGCATTGGTCCACCTCGATCATCTAGATCGGACATGCAAATTACCCACAATCTTACTGGATCAGATAATGATTGCAGTCTTTTCTTCGATAAGGAGAAACATGGTAATAAATCTCATGGTCATTTAGAAGATTGTGATGCTGAAGCTGAAGCTGAAGCTGCTGCTTCAGCTGTTGCTGTTGCTGCCATTAGTAGTGATGAGATTGTCGGAAGTGGATTGGGTAATTGTTCCGTCCCTGCTTCAGATGGAAAAAGTTTTGTAGCTGCTGATCTTGATAGGGTAGTAGCAG GAGTAGGTGTTGAGAAGCAGTCAGCTAGTCAATCTAGATCTGAGGAGCCTCTTAGTGTATCTCTTCCAGCTGACTTATCCGTTGAGACTCCACCAATTTCGTTGTGGCCTCCCCTACCAACAACAAGAAATTCTTCGGGTCAAATGATTTCCCATTTTCCTTCTGTCCCTCCTCATTTTCCTTCAGGCCCTCCCTCTCATTTTCCTTTCTATGAAATGAATCCGATGATGGGTGGCCCTGTCTTTGCTTTTGGACCACATGACGAATCTGCATCTACAACACAATCGCAGCCTCAAAATAGTACTACATCAGCGTCAAGGCCAATTGGGAGCTGGCAACAGTGCCATTCCGGGGTGGAATCTTTTTATGGACCTCCAACTGGATTTACTGGCCCTTTTATTGCTCCTCCTGGAGGCATTCCGGGAGTCCAGGGGCCACCACACATGGTTGTTTATAACCATTTCGCTCCTGTTGGACAGTTCGGTCAAGTTGGCTTGAGTTTCATGGGTACTACTTATATACCTTCTGGAAAGCAGCCTGATTGGAAACATGTCCCTACTTCTGCCACAGGGGCCGGTGAAGGAGATATGAACAGTATGAATATGGCATCTTCACAGCGGAATCCTGCTAACATGCCGTCTCCAATTCAACATCTTGCCCCTGGTTCACCACTTATGCCAATGGCCTCTCCTGTGGCTATGTTTGACGTTTCGCCTTTCCAG CCCTCTACTGAGATGTCAGTACAAGCTCGATGGCCACATGTTCCTAATTCGCAACTACCTCTGTCAATGCCATTGCAGCAACTAGAAGGGGTTCAGACTTCTCAATTCAGTCATGGCCCTTCTGTTGACCAGCCGTTGAATGCCAAAAGGTTTACTGGCTCTAGAGCTTCAACATCTTCTGATGGTGATAGGAGTTTTCCTAGAACCGGTGATGTAAATGTTAATCAATTGCCTGATGAACTTGGATTGGTGGACACTTCGAACGCTACTGCTAACAAGACTGCACAAAGTGTTGTGAACAAGACTCCATCCGTGATCCCCATTACAGAAGCTGTGAAGGTTGATGTTCAGAATGGCAGTGGTAACAATAGTAATAACCAGAACGCAAGTTCTTCTTTCAAGAGTCAGCCCTCACAACAGGTTAATATTTCTGCCCAGCAATCTGACCATTCCTCGGGACATACTAATTATCAGAGGGGTGGTGTTTCTCAGAGAAATAATTCTGGGGGTGAATGGACACACCGTAGAGGGTACCAGGGAAGAAATCAATCTCTGGGTTCAGACAAGAACTTTTCCTCGGCAAAGGTAAAGCAGATATATGTTGCTAAACAGACTATTAGTGGGGCATCGACAGTGTCATGA